Sequence from the Rhodothermales bacterium genome:
GTGGACGGCGTACCGATGGGTCACCGGAGTCGGCAGGGTGTTCGCCGAGACGGTCACAGACCAGGGCTACATCTATGAACTTCCCGACCTTCCTGCCGAACAATGGGACATCGAGGTTGAAGTCCAGCAGGTGGGTCCGCACCCGGCGCACGAAGCCTGCACACCCGCAGCCACCGCCACGTATACGATAGATCTGCGGTAGAGTGTTCATCGCGATGGCGGATATGCTCCTCCCGCCGCGGTACGAGCGCCGCGCGAGACCCTACAGGACCGTAGGCAATTCCCGCTGCGCTGTGCCTGATGCTAAACATTGTTTCTTCGATAGATGCCAGTCCCTATTCTGCACCCGGACCCAGTCACGATCGCCTAATCTCTCGAGGTGTCCTGATGCGACAAGCGACCCTGCCGGTTATCCCTCTCCTCTTTCTGCTCGCCTTTTCATGGACGTCCGCTGCCCAGCAACCGCTCCAGCGGCTGTTCTACGTGGTCGATAGTGAGTTCAGCTACAATGCACTGGTAGAACACATCGACCAGATCAGCATCGTCGCGCCCGTGGCCTACAACGTGGACGAGGACGGCGTGGTCTGGGGTGGCGTCGATCCGCGGGTACTCGAGCTGGCGAAGCGCCACGGCGTACCGGTCATGCCGCTCATCCACAATCCGAAGTTTAACCAGGAGATGTTGACGGGGCTGTTGACGAGCGATGCCGCGCGCGGCCGTGCCATCGAAACACTGGTAAACGAATGCCGGCGACACGGCTACCTCGGCATTCAGTTCGACTTCGAGAACCTGCACATCAACGACCGGGATCATTTTACGCGGTTCTACCGCGAGACGGCGAGCGCCCTGCACGAAGCCGGCTATCAACTGAGCATTGCCGTTGTGCACCGACCTGGCGAGTATCCCGGTCCCACGAAATACTTCAAGTGGCTGCACAAGAACTGGCGGGCCGGATACGACCTGAAGGCGCTCGCGGATGCGGGTGATTTCATTT
This genomic interval carries:
- a CDS encoding glycosyl hydrolase; the encoded protein is MRQATLPVIPLLFLLAFSWTSAAQQPLQRLFYVVDSEFSYNALVEHIDQISIVAPVAYNVDEDGVVWGGVDPRVLELAKRHGVPVMPLIHNPKFNQEMLTGLLTSDAARGRAIETLVNECRRHGYLGIQFDFENLHINDRDHFTRFYRETASALHEAGYQLSIAVVHRPGEYPGPTKYFKWLHKNWRAGYDLKALADAGDFISVMTYSQHTRRTPPGPNAGIPWVNDNVEYFLKHVPANKLSLGIPVVSQHWATEQDDDLYLVNARSWSKSLKHREALALADRFGAKVSWLEDQGVPYTFFENGGLFEWIFLEDARSFARKLEVVRKNSLRGFSVWVLGHEDPAIWDNLDP